The following coding sequences are from one Triticum aestivum cultivar Chinese Spring chromosome 5A, IWGSC CS RefSeq v2.1, whole genome shotgun sequence window:
- the LOC123105964 gene encoding probable aquaporin TIP4-1 produces MDTKHADSLDERDVVVVDAGCVRAVLGELVLTFLFVFTGVAAAMAAGVPELQGAAMPMATLAGVALAQALAAGVLVTAGFHVSGGHLNPAVTVALLARGHITAFRAVLYVAAQLLASSLACILLRYLSGGQATPVPVHTLGTGIGPMQGLVMEIILTFSLLFVVYATILDPRTTVPGYGPMLTGLIVGANTIAGGNFSGASMNPARSFGPALATGVWTNHWVYWVGPLVGGPLAGFVYETVFMVTKTHEPLLGWDF; encoded by the exons ATGGACACCAAGCATGCGGATTCGCTCGACGAGCGTGACGTCGTCGTCGTCGACGCCGGCTGCGTCCGCGCCGTGCTGGGGGAGCTGGTCCTCACCTTCCTCTTCGTCTTCACCGGagtcgccgccgccatggccgccg GGGTGCCGGAGCTGCAGGGCGCGGCTATGCCGATGGCGACGCTGGCCGGGGTTGCCCTCGCGCAGGCGCTGGCGGCGGGGGTGCTGGTGACGGCGGGGTTCCATGTGTCGGGCGGGCACCTCAACCCGGCGGTGACGGTGGCGCTGCTGGCGCGCGGGCACATCACGGCGTTCAGGGCGGTGCTGTACGTGGCGGCCCAGCTGCTGGCCTCCTCCCTCGCCTGCATCCTCCTCCGCTACCTCTCCGGCGGCCAG GCCACTCCGGTTCCGGTGCACACCCTGGGCACAGGCATAGGCCCCATGCAAGGGCTGGTCATGGAGATCATCCTCACCTTCTCCCTCCTCTTTGTGGTGTACGCGACCATCCTCGACCCGCGGACCACGGTGCCCGGCTACGGACCGATGCTCACCGGCCTCATCGTCGGTGCCAACACCATTGCCGGCGGCAATTTCTCCGGCGCTTCCATGAACCCCGCCCGGTCCTTCGGGCCCGCGTTGGCCACTGGAGTGTGGACCAACCATTGGGTCTACTGGGtcggcccgctggtcggtggccccCTCGCCGGGTTCGTCTATGAGACAGTGTTTATGGTGACGAAGACGCATGAGCCTCTACTTGGTTGGGACTTTTAG